The nucleotide sequence CGTTCGCTTGTACCAAAAAGGGCAATAATAGGGCGGATCACTTCATAATGATAATGCGCTTGTTGATAAGCATTTTGTGCATTAATAAGCTGATTTTTTTCGCTGCTTTCGATTAATTTATCGAGCGATTTTTCAACTAGCGTTAATTGTTCAACCGCCTTTTCTCGGTAATTTAAAATATCGCTTTCAAACTTTTTAGGAGTGGGGATATCCCCTTTGGCAATAACGATATTGTCGCTATCTTGAATAATGCCCTGAATAATTTTTTCCGCATAAATAGGAAAAGAAAACAACAAGATAAATAGAAAAACGGTGATCTTTTTACTTAGCAACTTTACATTATTTAGCATGGCGAGCACCTCGCTTAAATAACAGTGCAACAACCACCCAATACACAATAAATGTCACCACGCTTAAACCAATGGGTTGAGAGCGATAAGCAAAAAACGAGACTAAAAAATTACCAAAGACACTGGAATCATCAAGAATATGGCTAATATCCCAAAGTGGATAAATAAAGAAATCAGGTAATTCAAAATCCATTTCAATCAATAGATTGGCAATTTCTTCTACGGCTTTTAATAACAGAGAAACGGCAAGGAATAGTAATAAAAATCCTGTTACGGTAAAGAAATAGCGCCATGAAATAACTTTTGAAGTCAGCAAAAATAGCCATAGTGTGAATGCTGCGACAAGTAAGCCAATAAAGACTTCAATAAAGAAAGGCAGTGCTGTTTGTGCATTGAGAGCCATAATATGGCTAGAGAGGAAGACCACGACTTCGCTGCCTTCTCTGGCAATCGCAATGGCAATAATCAATAAAATACCCCATGCACTTTGTTGTTGTGTTTTTTGGGTGAGTTCATTTTCTATATTTGCTTTTAATGATTTTCCCTGCCCATTCATCCAATAAACCATCTGCACAATAAGTACACAAGCGAGGATCTCCATTGCGATCATAAATAGAGATTGCCACATATCTTCGAGTGAGCTAAATACGCCATAAATACTTAGTGCTAGAATAATGGCAAGAAATAACCCAAAGGCCACGCCACCCCATAAATATTTCATACCGTGTTGTGGTGTTGGTGAACGTTTTATCCACGCATAAATAATGCCTACCACTAATAGCGCTTCAAAGCTTTCTCGCCAAACAACAAACAGAACTTGTCCCATAATTACTCTGCCTTTTCAGTTGCAACAATTTCACCTTGGGGATGAGAAAGGTGAAAATCATCAAAGAAGGTGTAACGGCCTGGTTTTAGTGGTGCGATTACAACGACAGAATTGGCGCCCGGTGCTAATACTTTTTCTTTACGTAGCTGTGTACTTTCAAATTCAACAGGGCTAGTGCCTGTATTACGAATTTTTATTCTAATGGGTGTTTTAGCGGGGACTTCAAGTACTTGGGGAATAAGTTCGCCATCTTTCATTTCTAATTCAACGGTGTATTTCTCTGCTGCAAAAACAGAGGATGTCACCATTAACAGTAGTAATAATGTATATT is from Proteus columbae and encodes:
- a CDS encoding FTR1 family iron permease, translating into MGQVLFVVWRESFEALLVVGIIYAWIKRSPTPQHGMKYLWGGVAFGLFLAIILALSIYGVFSSLEDMWQSLFMIAMEILACVLIVQMVYWMNGQGKSLKANIENELTQKTQQQSAWGILLIIAIAIAREGSEVVVFLSSHIMALNAQTALPFFIEVFIGLLVAAFTLWLFLLTSKVISWRYFFTVTGFLLLFLAVSLLLKAVEEIANLLIEMDFELPDFFIYPLWDISHILDDSSVFGNFLVSFFAYRSQPIGLSVVTFIVYWVVVALLFKRGARHAK
- a CDS encoding cupredoxin domain-containing protein, encoding MIKTLSKYTLLLLLMVTSSVFAAEKYTVELEMKDGELIPQVLEVPAKTPIRIKIRNTGTSPVEFESTQLRKEKVLAPGANSVVVIAPLKPGRYTFFDDFHLSHPQGEIVATEKAE